Within the Candidatus Ruthia endofausta genome, the region GTGCAATCTACCCACCCAAGTAGGCAAAAGGTATAGTAGATATCAAAAATAGCAAAGTTTATTACGCAAAAAATTATAACCTCCCAAAGTGCTAACAAACAAATTAAGCGATAAAAACATCATAGGAACAACCAGTGTTGTATAAGACGAACCACCGCCCAAGCCCACGGATGAGTATACAAATGCCAGAATAAAAAATATCACTGGTAAAACAAACTCAAAATAAGGGGTTAATACCAGTTGTTATCAACTTCAATTAACCACTAACCTTACCTTCTAACTCGAACTCCTGTCTGCAGTGCAATAAATCTGCCACACAATGAGAAGAATTAGAACCCATAATTAATACTCTTTCTTAACTGAACCGTATCGCTTAATCGCTAAACCATATTATATTGATTGGCAACTAAGATAAAGGCATTTTTAAATTCACTTAAGGAATAAAACAAAGAGCTTGATTCAATTTCAATACGCATAAAAATGTTGGTTTTGTTCATCAAGATAATGGTGAGCCTCCTTAATATTATACCCTGATGCTTAAAAATAAATTGACTGACTACACAGCCACCACCAAGCCATACGCATCTGGAGATGAAATTAAAAATCTATAAACGCTCATGATAGTTAAGTCCTATATTCTGCATTAATTTTTATATAGTCATAAGAAAGATCAGTTGTCCATACACTTTCTTTTGATGCACCTTTGCCAATTTCAATGGTGATAACAATTTCAGATTTTGCCATTTGTACCTCACCTTGCGCTTCAGTGTAATGGACATTCAATTCCCCTGCTTTAATCAAACACACGTCACCTAAATAAATACTCACTTCTTCAACTTTTAAATGCGCAATATTGGCACGCCCTACCGCTGCTAAAATTCTCCCCCAATTTGCATCGGAAGCAAATAAAGCAGTTTTAACCAAAGGTGAATGTGCAACCGTATAGGCCACTTCAAGACAGTCCTTGGTGCTCACTCCACCCTTAACACACACTTCGACAAACTTAGTTGCACCTTCACCATCTTTAATAATTTTATGTGCTAACGTTTTGGTGACAATATTTAGTGATTGTTGAAACTCATCCATACAATCATTAATTTTAACGCCAGATGTGCCAGTCGCACTTAACGTGCAAGCATCATTAGTAGAGGTGTCACCATCAACAGTAATGCGATTAAAGGATTGATTAACGGCTTGAGTTAAACAATTTTGTAGTTCAGATTGAGTGGCTTCAATATCGGTAAAAATAAAACCAAGCATGGTTGCCATGTCAGGGCGAATCATGCCTGAACCTTTAGCAATACCAGTGATGGTAATCAAATTACCACCTATTTTAAATTGTTCAGAATGCACTTTATCGACCAAATCAGTGGTCATAATGGTTTGCGCCACTTGGGATAAATTGTCTTTTACTAAGCTAGAAACCAATGTAGATATATTGTCCTCAAAACAAGCCATGGGCAATGCTTGCCCAATCACGCCTGTTGAAAATGGCAATACTTCTTCAGTCTTAATGCCCAACTCTTTTGCCACCAATTCACAAACCTTATAAGAGTTTTTAAGCCCTACGCTAGCACTGCCCAAGCCCGTGCCTGCATTGGCGTTACCACTATTAATGACCAACGCTTTAATAGTATGATTAAGATGATTTTTAGCCACCAATACAGGCGCAGCACAAAATACATTCTGCGTAAAAACAGCTGCAGTTTGTGTACCTTTTTTCAAGCTAACAATAGATAAATCTAGTTTTTCAGTGTCCTGAGTGCTTGAGTTTACCGATGAATTTTGTGCACATTTAATTCCAGCATTGATTGCTGCACAAGTAACGCCGTTAATGTTTAATAAACCATCCATCTCGTATAAAAGTTTTAGCCAATTAAGACTTGTTTTTTGAATGCTATTATAAATGTATAAAGAAATAACATCATGAATTATTGTTTATAACTTTATTTTAGAGATTTTTTGAAGATTTTTGATCCAATAACTGAAATATCAACATTAGCACTGCACCAAATAGTACCATTATAAGTGCCGGTATAGCGGCTCGTTCAAACAAACCTTCAGCACTTAATTCATACACCTGAACTGCTAATGTATCCCAGCCAAATGGGCGCAATAAATAAGTGGCTGGCAATTCTTTCATCACATCAACAGCAACCAACAGACCACCTGCTAAAATTCCTGGCGTCATCATGGGTAAGTATATTTGCCAAATAAGCCGTAAGCATGACGCACCAAGCAGACGTGCGTTTTGGATAAACACGGGCTTGATTTGCTCAGCACTGGCTTTAATGGAACTATAACCAATTGCCATAAAACGAGATACATAAGCAAATAACAACAAAGCAATGGAGCCAAAAATAATATGATTAATACTTTGACCGCCAAAATATACACTGATTACTGACACTTGATTAATGCCATATAATAGCCCAACAGCCATAATTGAGCCTGGTAATGCATATCCTAACGTTGCCATACTAATCAAACCTTTAAGCCAAGGACTGTTCCTTTTACAACGACTGGGTAATGCCAATATAGTAGCAATACTCACCGTTATTAAAGCTGCTGATGTGGTTAACACCGAAGTTGAAATAATCAAATCAACATACTTAACACTCCATTCCTCACCCATAGATCCCCAACCCCAAATGATTAATTGCAACACAGGCATAGCAAAAGAAAGCATAAACACACAAAACACAAACAAACTAATCAGCCAGCCAACAAAGCCTAAAACATAGTAAGGCTTTTTATTAGACATCTCATTTGAATAATATTTTGCTTGACCACGTGCTTTTTTTTCAAAAAAAATTAAGAAGAATGCCACTAACACTAATAATGATGCTAATTGTGCTGCCACTTCAATGGAACGAAAATCACCCCAAGCCGAATAAATTGCCGTAGTAAAAGTATCAAAATTAAACAAACTAACCACGCCAAAATCAGCCAGTGTTTCCATTAACGTTACTAGTAATCCAGCAGCAGCAGCTGGGCGTGCCATGGGCAGAGATATTTTTAAAAACACACGTAAAGGACTAGCACCTAATAATTGACCAGCTTCGATTATATTAATTTTTTGACACTTAAATGAAGCGCGTACCATCATGTATACATAGGGGTAAAATCCCAATACAAAAGTAAGAATAATCGCCCATGGCCCGGTGCGAATATCAAATCCTGGCAAGCCCAACACTTCGCGCATCCACACTTGCACATAACCAGAATAATCAAACACGCCTAAATATACAAAAGCCAATACGTATGCAGGAATGGCAAAAGGCAAAAACAACGCCCACTCTAGCCATCGTCTACCGGGAAATTCTACCATCACCACCAAATATGCCAAAATTGTACCCAAAAGTGTAACACCCAGCCCTACACCAATAAGCAAAACCATAGTAGCACTGATTAAATTTGGCAATAAAACAGTAGAAAAATGTGCCCACAATTCACGCTCTGTAAACAACCACGACAAAGCCACAACAAAAATTGGCATAGCCACTAATAGTGCTAACACACTAACCCAAATTTTGGATTTAAGACAGTTTTTTTCCAAAATAATTCTTTTTAATTTCTACTAATACTATTTTAAGATAGAAAAACCTAAGACTTTCCTAAGTCTTAGGTTTTTAACATATAAAAAAGGGCCTACCTGTAACCTTTTATTTGCATTAACTTCACTGCATCGGCTTGCAATATACCCGTTTGTGCCAAATTCATTTTATCTTGTTTGAACAAGCCCCAACTTGATACCACTTCATCTGAAGCAACATTTGGATTGGCTGGATATTCTTTATTAAGCGACGCGTAAATGGCTTGCGCTTTAGCACTTGACAACCACTCTAATAATTTAATAGCACCCTTAGCATTGGTGGCATATTTTATCACGCCAGCACCTGATACATTTACATGCACTCCTGTGGTATCCTGATTTGCCCAAAATAGCTTCAATGGTACATTAGGATTTTGAGCAATTAAACGACCAAAATAATAAGTGTTTACCAAGCCAACATCACATTGGCCTGAAACAATTGCATTCATAATATGAGAATCTTTAGCGTTGGGTATGGCTGCCAAATTATTCACCCAACCACTAATAATATCACCCGCTTTATTTTTGCTATGATGATAAATCATCGATGCCACCAGTGATTTAGTGTAAATCTTTTTACTGGTTCTTAGACACAATCTACCTGTCCATTTAGCATCTGCCAAATTCTCATAGGTTGATAAGTCAGTTGGATTGACGCGCTCAGTGCTATAAACAATAGTTCTTGCACGCACTGACAAACCTGTCCATAAACCTTTAGGATCTCTCAAGTGGCTTGGAATATTATTTTCTAATGTTTGCGTTTGTACTACTTGAAATAAATCTTGTGTGGCCGCATACCAAAGGTTGCCTGCATCTACAGTCATGAACATATCGGCTTTGGTATTTTTACCTTCCAATTTCAAGCGTTCAATCAATGCACCACCCTTACCCGTTAAATACATAACTTTAATACCTGTGTCTTTTGTAAAAGACTCAAATAATGGTTTAATTAAATGCTCTTTTCTGGAGCTATACACAGTAACTGAATCTTCACTTTTTGCTTGTACTACGCCAATACTGCTTACCGCCAATGTCAATGCCAATGTTGATGGCACCCATGTTTTTATATTCATTCTTATTTTTCTCCTTATGAAAAATTGACTACGTTATGTAATTGTTAATTAATAGTCAACTGCTTATTCTTAATCATCCCTACTTTGTCAGCAAAAATAGTTGCTTCATGCTTGTCATGTGTTACTAAAATTGAAGTGACATTGGTTTTCTTTAAAATATCCCTGACCTGTAATACTAGTTGTTCTTGAAGGCTTTTATCTAAACTAGAAAACGGCTCATCTAATAATAACAATTTTGGTGAAGGTGCTAATGCACGAGCCAAGGCAACACGCTGTTGCTCGCCACCTGAAAGCTGGTGTGGATACTTTTTTTCGATGCCTTCCAACCCAATCATCAAAAGTAATTCTTCAACTCTTGCTTTTTGTTTGTTGTTTGATAAATGGTGAATACCAAAAGCAATATTTTTTTTAATATTCATATGTGGAAATAACGCATAATCTTGGAACACCATGCCTATTTCTCTTAACTCTGGCGCTATATTATGTACGCCATTGTTAGATAATTGCTTGCCATCTAAAATAACCCGTCCACTCTCTACCTCATCAAGACCTGCAATAAACCTAAGTGCTGAACTTTTGCCACTGCCACTATCACCTGTTAATGCAAAAATATCACCTGTAGCAAGACTTAAATCAAATTCACTTAAAACTTGAGTGGTCTGATAAGCAATTGATAAATGATTAACTGATAGCATTTAATAATAAAAATGATAATGATTCGTATCATTATATAAGATAACCAAAGAGAACGTCATGATTAACTAACTTTGCAAAAAGACTTTGATAGGATTCTTTTATTGTCGTCAATATCAGCCATGACAGTGTCAAAATTTTCTGATTCTACTACCAAAAAGCCCCATCATTGCCACATCTTCATGCTCTAATATGTGGCAATGATACATAAAAGGGGTATTGAGTATCAGCGTAGTGGTTAAATTTAGCAATCATCCTGACGATTTCTTCTGGCATAAGTAGCATAGTGTCTTTCCAACCACGTTCGTTTTCATTGGATGGCGTTGGATCTGAGCCATCGCCTTACTCTCTGTCAAGAATTCGAAACTGAATATCATGAATATGGAAATGATGTACAGTGTGTGCCGTTGGTAATTCGCCAAATTTCAACATCGCTTTTTTACCACTTCATTAATCACACTCATGTCCATTTGCATGCCATTAATCAAATACAACATATGCTTACCTTCAAGCGCAATGCCATTGAGTTTTTGTTTATCATAATATTCAGAACTGAAACTTTTGAGTCGTAAAATTTTATCCTTACTATTGCTTAAATCAAGTAAGATTTCTACACGTGTCTGTCGGACTTAGCAACACTCGTGTTAATGCCACAGATTTTTCTAAAAAATCGCCATCACTGGCAATTTGATAAAATGGCATATCGCCTTCAAAGCCCAAGTTATAAATTCTTGCGTTAGCACCATATAGGTACTCTTAATTTAATCACTTGGACATGAATATTTAAATAGGTACAGGTTCCTGCCATTGAGCAGAATTGTATGACCCTTCATGCCACCTGATTTATCAAAATCACCCTTGTTTAAATAAAGCAATTGGGTGTTTTCATCAAACCGCTTATCTTGAATCACTAGGGGTAAATCACCAACACCTAAAAACTGGGGCTAGCCAGCACAACAAATTTACCCATTGAGTTTGAGAGATTTAATGATAAACCCGTCATACATTTTTAGTTTGCCTCACACTTGAACCAAGAGCATGAGGCAGTGTTGAAATAATTGCTATCAGAGATAATTAACGAAGAGAGATAAGCAATACATTTCTAACCCATGTTGATTAACTTAGCCAACTTATCAAAATAAGCTAAATAATCTTTCAATTCTTTTTGTGACAATATTAAATATTCTTTTTGCATTGCATTTCTCCATCAGGTTATATTTTTTTGTTAGTAAGCATCTTCTCGTGGAGAACTCAAACACAAATGATACTCATTATTATTTGTAATTACAAGTCATCATATATACGTGAATATTGGTCACGAGCTGCTAGCTCACTTTTTAATAAATCTTGCATTAAAAATTAGCATTAAAAAAGGATTTAATTTCAACAATAAGGGCTAATCACAAGAAAAACTTACCTGATATTTTTCCCAAGAAACAATTATGCAACAACACAGATAGGCTATTAATTAGATTACCCATTATTAGCAACACACTTAATTACACCTTTCCTTGGCGGCAAAAAGAAATCTCTAATAAGCTACTATCGCCATTAGATATGGCTTAATAATTGCATATTTGCACAGAGATAACATAAAATAAGGCGATTCATTCATGATTTTTACCACTTTGGATTTAGCTAAACGCACACAAGTCAGTCAAAAAGTTACCCTTGTGGGTGCTGTTGTTGATTTTTTATTGGCGGTATTTAAAATTATTGCAGGTTTTATTGGCAATTCTGGTGCTTTAATTGCGGATGGCATTCATTCGTTTTCTGACTTATTGTCCGATGGCTTGGTTTTGTATGCCACCAAACATTCAGCCCTTGATGCTGATGAAGAACACCCTTATGGGCATAAACGCTTTGAAACGGTTGCCACGCTAGGTCTTGCGGTTATTTTAACCATTGTTGGCTTGGGTGTTATCTTTGATGCCATGACTAATTTAGCCAACCCTGTCTCACTTTCACATAGTGCGCTGCTTTTAAGCATTACCACCTTGTCAATTTTTTCTAAAGAGACTTTATATTGGTATACCTTAAAGGTGGCTAATGCTTATAAATCTGACTTATTAAAAGCCAATGCTTGGCATCACCGCTCAGATGCATTATCTTCAATTGTAGTGCTAATTGGTATTTTTGGTAGTTTAAATGGCTATCTATATTTAGATAACATTGCAACTATTGTTGTAGGTTTGATGGTTATCTACATTGCTTGGAAGTTGGGTTTAGATGCAACCAAAGAACTGGTAGACACTTCCATTGATGCGCAACAGGTGGCGCAATTAAAACATGCATTAGGGCAAATTAGTGCTGTTAACAATGTTCATTCTCTACGCACTCGAAAAATTGGACACACCATTTCTTGTGATGTACACGTGCAGGTTGATCCATTTTTAAGTGTTAGTGAGGGGCATATTATTAGTGTTAGTGTTGAGCGTGTAGCCAAAAAATGCCTAAAAGATTTAGGCGATGTAACGATACATATTGACGTAGAGAATGATGAAATTAATACGCCTTATGAAGCTTTGCCAGAACGTGCGCAAGCATTGGGAATTTTAAACAAGGCCTTGTTTAATAACGAGTGCGATAGTGAAATTAGCCGTATTCAATTACACTATTTAGAGGGTAGAATTCATGTGGATTTTTACCTGCCACTTAAATGCCTCCAGCCTGATAATAGTGCCGATAAAATACTAGAAAAATTACAAGAAACCGTTAACGAACTTAAGAGTTTTGGCAAAACTAAGGTTTATTTTAGCCAAGATTAAAAACAATGATAAGCATGGCAAATAGCACCTGCTAGCGCATCTGCTGCATCTGCTTGAGGTACTTTGTTAAGTTTTAATAGCTCCTGCACCATAAACGATACTTGCTCTTTAGTGGCGTGCCCCTTCCCAACAACAGATTTTTTGATTTGATTAGGACTGTACTCAATCATCAGCCTGTGATTTGAACCTGCTGCTGAAATAATAGCACCTCGCGCATGTCCAAGTTTAATTGCTGCATCAGGATTTGGGCGATCAGAGCGCATAAAAGCACGCTCAATTACCACAACATCAGGCTGATATTTTTGAATGATTTGCTCGATTTCTATAAAAATAGTCGTAATGCGCTCAGGCAACGCACCTTGCGTACGGATACAACCACTAGATAAATAATTAAATTTAAGCTTATTGGCCTCAATTAAGCCAAAGCCTGTTACTCTTAATCCGGGATCAATCCCTAAAATTTTCATAAAAATATTTTATCAAAAGCTTAGGGATTGCTCAACACATATTACACCCTTATGATATACTTCTATTTTTTAAGTTTTAGGGATTGAACTAATGGCAGTATTAGAATTAAACCAAAGTAATTTTGACGAAACCATTCAAAATAACGATATTGTTGTGCTAGATTTTGAGCACCATGGTGTGTCCTTGTAAGCAATTTTCGCCTACTTATGATGAAGTATCTGAGACAAGGTGAATGATGTGATTTTTGCCAAAGTAAACACTAAAGATGAGCAAGAATTAGCAGGTAACTTTCAAATTCGCTTCATTCCTACTTTGATGATTTTTAGAGAAAAAATTGCAATCTTCTCTCAATTAGGTAGTACAATGTCAGGCGCTGGCTTAAAAGCCGTTATTGACAAAGCCAAAGCACTTGGTATGGATAAAGTGCGTGAAGAGATTAAAGAGCAAAAATAATAGTTAGCATATCTTTAGATAAGATTTTTCACTAAATCCAACCATAATATCATTATTATTCATTACCAGCACTGGGCGTTTGATAAGGGTTGGATTTTTTAATACCAATTCTAAGGTAATATTATTTTTTTCTTTATTATTTAAATTTCGAAAAGTAGTAGAACGCTTGTTGATTAGTTTTTCCCAAGTGAGCTTATCTACAAATGTTTGTAACTTAGTTTTATTAATCGGATTGTCACGCAAATCAATAAATTCAAAATCAACTTGATGATTAATCAAGAATTTTTGTGCTTTTTTAATGGTGTCGCAGTTTTTAATACCATACATTTTAATCATTGAATTTCCTCATTATAAAACTCTAAAATTTCTTTATTTTCATCATCAATAATAATGCGCAAACCCTTGGTTGGATAATACCAATACGATACGCCCTGACTAGCCAACTTCACTCTACTAGGCTCACCAAATAGATTAATAATCGTCTCTTTTAATAAATCTGCTTTGGGTATAAAGGTTAATGACTTAATTTTTATACCAAACATTGAAGCCTCAGCAGTTAAATTAAACGTTGTTTTTCTAACACCTGAAGGCATAATCATTGATTCTTTAATGTTGTTGTTTAAACGTTTAATGCTTTTTTGATCAAGTATTAAATTTAAAATAACATCAGCACTAATGCCACCCACTTTGGTGCTGGAAAAAAACGCTTCTAGCTCTGGTATTTTACCCTTACTTTCAAAGAAAGAAGCGTCAACCTCAGAGCCGAATAAATGTATTGCATCGGTAAGATTGCTACTACCCATGGTTAAATTAAACACAACTGTATTGCCTTGGTTATTGATAAAACTTTGCCATGGCATAGATTGGTTTTGTGGCATTTGTATGTCACGAGTCAGTAGGTAAAACAGTATAAATATCACCACTGCTGCTAATAATACTATTGATATTATTTTGCTTTCTTTCATGAATTATCGCTTAAATGGAGGTTTGCTAGCTTTAGAGCGTAGCCAGTTGAGTGTTTTAAAGGTTGGATTGTGATTGATTAATTTAAGCTCCAATTGTCGCTTGCCTGGAAATTCCATTAAAAATAAACCTAATAAAATTGATACCAGTCCTTGACCTGGCGTTACCAGCATAATAATGCCAGCAATCAATAATATAAAACCAATCAATGTTTTAAGTATCAATTTTATTAAGTCAAAGAGTTTGTTGATTTTTGACTTATTTTCTGAATTCTTTAGAAAATAATTTGATGGTATTAACCCTAATAAATAAGGCATCAATAATAAACTAATAATAAAAACCACGCCAGAAACGATACCAATCATCATTAGCGCATCTTCAAATTGACTTAGGATTGCTACGATGTCATCTAACATGATAATAAAAATGTCACAGGCCCGTCATTGGTTAAAGATACCTGCATATCGCACCAAAAACACCACTAGCAATCTTGTGATAACCATCTCTCATTTGGATCAAAAAATAATCAAACAACACTTTGGCTTGTTCTGGTAGCTTAGCGGTAGAAAAATCAGCTCTTGTGCCTGAATTGATATCAGTTGCTAAGGTAAATTGAGAAACAAGCAATATATCATCCAATACCTTTTTAACTGATAAATTCATTTTTTTCTTGCTCATCAGCAAATACTCGATAAACTAATAACTTCTTAATCATTTTATCAACTTGTGGTTTTTCATCATTTTTCTCAAACCCTAAAAAACCAAAATTCCTTGCTTAATTTCACCTGTTGTTTTTCCATCCACTTCAACTTTAGCATTAGATATTCGTTGGATTAGAGAGGGCTTTCATTTAGATAAATAAGTAAAATCAGCAATAAATTGAAACTGATGCAATACTAGATTAGTTAGAGCTACTCTATGTCTTCTAACTTCTAAATTATCATCAAGAATCATCACATTATCAAAAAAATCATCAATTACAGGCTTGAGTTGTAAAAGCCCTTCTACAATAGACAAATAATCCTCTTCGTCTTTTTGTATTGTTTTGTTAATTCTAACAAGTGCTGCTAAAAGTTTTTCATCAAATTCATTGGAAAAATTTACATTTTTATCATTAATTGTTATTTTGCCTTCTGAGTACGAATAACCACCAAGTATGTCCTCAGACTTAAACTCTTTATGTATATTTCTAAGGCGTTTATTAGCTTCAATTAAGGGTTTAGCATCATCACTTTGCATAAAAGTATTTAATGCTTTAACACGTAAATGCCAATCATAAACAATAGAGTCACTACTTTTTATTGCTAATACTGCTTTTACCAGCATTTTATCAATATCTTGTTCTTGGTAGTACATCTCTAAACGGCTAACAGTAAAATCATAAACTTCTTGAATAATTTCTTCGTCAAGTTCATACAACTTAACTGATTGCCCAATTAATTTAAATAGATCCAGCTGTGATTTTGACTCAATCATCATGCGTAACAAGCCCAATGCCGCACGTTTTAGTGCATAAGGGTCTTTTGAACCAGTTGGTTTGTGTCCAATACCGTAAATACCCACAATACTATCAACTTTATCGGCAATTGAAACACATAAACCCTCTTTTGTAGAGGGTAATGTGTCGCCTGAAAATCTTGGATGGTAATGCTCACTGATAGCACTTGCAACTACTGGGTCTTCGCCATCATTAAGTGCATAGTATCCACCCATCACTCCTTGTAAATCGGCAAACTCACCCACCATATCAGTGATTAAATCCGTTTTCGATAGTAGCCCTGCGCGTGTACTGTGTTTTGTATTTGCACCAATAATATCAGTAATATAGCCCGATAATGTTTCAATACGCCTGGCTTTCTCACCCATTGAACCAAGTCCATCCATGAATAACACGCTGTCTAATTTTGGAATTTTAGATTCTAAAGTAGTTGATTTATCTTGCTCCCAGAAAAATTCTGAGTCGCTTAAACGTGGGCGAATAACGCGCTCATTGCCATCAATAATAACTGATAAATCGCTAGACTCAATATTGGCAACTGAAATAAATGCTGGCATCAAATTGCCGTTCATATCCAACATATGAAAATACTTCTGATGCGATTTCATCGCAGAAATAAGCGCCTCTTCTGGCACATCTAAAAATTTAGATGAAAAACTACCCGAAAATGCACGTGGGTACTCAACCAATGCACAAACTTCATCAAGCAAAGATTCATCAATAACTGCCGTGGCACTATTATTATTTGCCACCTGAATCACTTGCTTGCGAATCATCTCTTTGCGTGTATTAAAATTAGCCTCAATTTGTGCTTTTTCAAGAAGGATTTTTTGATAATCCTTAGCGCAAGTAATATCGAATGTTCGCTCACCCGTAAAGCGTAAACCTCTGGTTGTACTACCGGAAGTCAAACCCATAATTGAAGCTGGCACAACATTAAAACCTAGCATCATAATCAACCAATGTGTTGGGCGTACAAAATACGTATTCAAACTACTCCAGCGCATGGGCTTAGCAATAGGGATATTTTGAATAGCAGTGTCAACAACAGATTCAAGTAAATCTATCGCTTTTAAGCCACTTTGTTGCTTAGTAAAAAAA harbors:
- the glyS gene encoding glycine--tRNA ligase subunit beta, producing MNTQDFLLELGCEELPSKCLQQLSNALTHNLTIELDKLKLSYSSVESFATPRRLAVLVSNLQLQQNDQTIERKGPSISAPDRAIEGFAKSCGVAKNVLVQKAFGNTEYYFFTKQQSGLKAIDLLESVVDTAIQNIPIAKPMRWSSLNTYFVRPTHWLIMMLGFNVVPASIMGLTSGSTTRGLRFTGERTFDITCAKDYQKILLEKAQIEANFNTRKEMIRKQVIQVANNNSATAVIDESLLDEVCALVEYPRAFSGSFSSKFLDVPEEALISAMKSHQKYFHMLDMNGNLMPAFISVANIESSDLSVIIDGNERVIRPRLSDSEFFWEQDKSTTLESKIPKLDSVLFMDGLGSMGEKARRIETLSGYITDIIGANTKHSTRAGLLSKTDLITDMVGEFADLQGVMGGYYALNDGEDPVVASAISEHYHPRFSGDTLPSTKEGLCVSIADKVDSIVGIYGIGHKPTGSKDPYALKRAALGLLRMMIESKSQLDLFKLIGQSVKLYELDEEIIQEVYDFTVSRLEMYYQEQDIDKMLVKAVLAIKSSDSIVYDWHLRVKALNTFMQSDDAKPLIEANKRLRNIHKEFKSEDILGGYSYSEGKITINDKNVNFSNEFDEKLLAALVRINKTIQKDEEDYLSIVEGLLQLKPVIDDFFDNVMILDDNLEVRRHRVALTNLVLHQFQFIADFTYLSK